In Paenibacillus sp. FSL R7-0345, a single window of DNA contains:
- a CDS encoding MarR family transcriptional regulator, with product MSTDQQKSQAILGLMDTMAAVQQKSQVFIERITQKETLSQNQLMLLFQLQLAGSLKITEIAERFVVTPGAASSMCDKLEEAGLIQRVRTNEDRRVVNIEITGEGTRRILQLFDRFEAAELHKFTDTLHQINSLMNEITSQ from the coding sequence ATGAGCACGGATCAACAAAAATCACAGGCTATCCTTGGCCTTATGGATACAATGGCTGCCGTTCAGCAGAAATCACAGGTATTCATTGAACGCATCACTCAGAAAGAAACCCTGAGCCAGAATCAGCTCATGCTCCTGTTTCAGCTACAGCTGGCCGGCAGCCTGAAGATAACGGAAATCGCCGAAAGATTTGTTGTCACACCGGGCGCTGCCTCCTCCATGTGTGACAAGCTGGAAGAGGCCGGCCTCATTCAGCGGGTCCGCACGAATGAGGACCGCAGGGTGGTCAACATCGAAATTACCGGTGAAGGCACCCGGCGGATTCTGCAGCTGTTCGACAGGTTTGAGGCCGCCGAGCTGCACAAGTTTACAGATACTCTTCACCAGATCAACAGCCTGATGAATGAAATTACCAGCCAATAA
- a CDS encoding AraC family transcriptional regulator has translation MEPIDYIECLQRTIDYIEERLKEPLSIEECAQYAGFSKFHFHRLFGIHLDVTLMEYVRRRRLGYAMLEVMQGKRILDIALDYGYSSERAFSRAFQQEFGQLPSSCRNAGYIMPPKPVLGQQVNQLRGGGTVDYLSEVSIGSLESMDVVSGKKISRNPEEEVIAMVTDWALHNGVAGARQFGFDVPVTDGEQEKGLRGYEYWIAVDQQPGSLDSKLSYKHVEGCKYAVLRITEPFADPFERIPLGWKKLAAWVNSKGYQTSCTQERFWLEEKLEHGNSVFMDLYFPIE, from the coding sequence GTGGAGCCTATTGATTATATAGAATGTCTGCAGAGAACGATTGATTATATTGAGGAGAGGCTTAAGGAGCCGCTTTCTATTGAAGAATGCGCTCAATATGCCGGCTTCTCCAAGTTTCATTTTCACCGGCTGTTTGGCATTCATCTCGATGTCACTCTGATGGAGTATGTCCGCAGAAGGCGGCTGGGGTATGCGATGCTGGAGGTTATGCAGGGAAAAAGAATACTGGACATTGCACTCGATTACGGCTACAGCTCAGAGCGGGCGTTCAGCAGAGCCTTTCAGCAGGAGTTCGGCCAATTGCCCAGCAGCTGCAGGAATGCAGGCTATATTATGCCGCCTAAGCCGGTATTGGGCCAGCAGGTTAATCAATTACGCGGAGGTGGAACAGTGGATTATTTAAGTGAGGTATCTATTGGCAGCCTGGAGTCCATGGATGTTGTGAGCGGAAAAAAAATCAGCCGTAATCCGGAGGAGGAAGTCATTGCAATGGTCACGGATTGGGCCCTGCACAACGGGGTGGCCGGAGCAAGGCAATTCGGGTTCGATGTGCCTGTTACTGACGGGGAGCAGGAAAAGGGTTTGCGCGGCTATGAATATTGGATAGCGGTTGATCAGCAGCCCGGCTCTCTGGACTCCAAGCTAAGTTATAAGCATGTGGAAGGCTGTAAATATGCTGTGCTGCGGATTACCGAGCCGTTCGCTGATCCTTTTGAGCGGATTCCGCTGGGCTGGAAGAAGCTGGCGGCCTGGGTAAACAGTAAGGGGTACCAGACTTCTTGTACCCAAGAGCGTTTTTGGCTTGAAGAAAAGCTTGAGCACGGCAATTCAGTCTTTATGGATCTCTACTTTCCAATTGAATAG